The proteins below are encoded in one region of Terriglobales bacterium:
- a CDS encoding FtsX-like permease family protein, with translation MNKMIISNLVHRPIRSLISVVAVAVEVTLMLVIVGLMFGMLNDNKQRTAGIGADAFVRPPGSSGIMAASGAPASIKIADVLRKLPHVNAVAPVVLQTVTSGAVETIYGIDLTTWNQLGSPFRYIAGGPFQGPNDIIVDDYFANSAHLKVGDTTNVLAHNFRISGIVEHGKGGRKFLPIQTLQQLTGAEGKASIFYVKLDDPKNYDVFKSEVGNVPGMSQYVVTSIQEWLSLVTPERLPGFSITIKVVIGIAVCIGFIVIFQSMYTAVMERTREIGILKSLGASKAYIVNVILRETIVLVIAGIILGIGISFATQAALLAKFPTITVQVGAENWLWKAAVIALVGAMIGALYPAFKAAQKDPIDALAYE, from the coding sequence ATGAACAAGATGATCATCTCCAACCTCGTACACCGGCCGATCCGGTCACTGATCAGCGTTGTGGCCGTCGCGGTGGAGGTGACGCTAATGCTTGTGATCGTTGGGCTAATGTTCGGCATGCTCAACGACAATAAACAGCGTACGGCAGGCATTGGGGCGGACGCATTTGTGCGTCCGCCGGGTTCGTCGGGAATTATGGCTGCGAGCGGCGCGCCTGCCTCGATAAAGATCGCAGACGTGCTGCGAAAACTTCCTCACGTCAACGCTGTTGCTCCGGTCGTGCTCCAGACTGTAACCAGCGGAGCTGTTGAAACCATCTACGGTATTGATCTAACTACATGGAACCAGTTAGGGTCGCCGTTTCGTTACATCGCCGGCGGTCCTTTCCAGGGCCCAAACGACATCATTGTGGATGACTATTTCGCCAATTCGGCTCACTTGAAGGTCGGCGACACGACAAACGTGCTGGCTCACAATTTCCGAATTTCGGGAATCGTGGAGCATGGAAAAGGCGGTCGCAAATTTCTTCCTATTCAGACTCTGCAGCAGTTGACCGGCGCCGAGGGCAAGGCCTCAATTTTTTACGTAAAGCTGGACGATCCCAAGAACTACGACGTTTTCAAAAGCGAAGTAGGCAACGTTCCGGGCATGAGCCAGTATGTCGTTACCTCAATCCAGGAGTGGCTCAGTCTTGTTACTCCAGAACGGCTCCCTGGATTTTCCATCACGATCAAAGTAGTGATTGGCATTGCGGTTTGCATCGGCTTCATTGTCATTTTTCAATCCATGTATACGGCCGTCATGGAACGCACTCGCGAAATCGGAATACTGAAATCTCTGGGCGCTTCGAAAGCCTATATTGTGAATGTCATTCTTCGCGAGACCATCGTCCTGGTCATTGCTGGGATCATTCTGGGAATTGGAATCAGCTTTGCTACACAGGCTGCCTTACTCGCAAAGTTTCCAACGATAACCGTTCAGGTTGGTGCGGAGAACTGGTTGTGGAAGGCGGCTGTGATTGCTCTAGTCGGCGCAATGATTGGGGCACTCTACCCCGCCTTCAAGGCTGCGCAGAAAGATCCCATCGACGCCCTGGCTTACGAATAG